Part of the Candidatus Methylomirabilota bacterium genome, CATGAACATGGACCTGCTGCTCGTGGCCGTCGTCGTCGTCGCCATTCTCGTCTTCATCGCCTCCTTCGTTAAGATCCTGCGCGAGTACGAGCGGGGGGTGATCTTCCGTCTCGGACGGTCCGCGCGGTCGATCTTCAACCCGGGAGGGACGGGCAACGGCCCCGGGCTCGTGTTCCTGGTGCCGCTCATCGACAAACTGGTGAAGGTGAGTCTCCGCACCATCGCCATGGACGTCCCGCCCCAGGACGTGATCACGCGCGACAACGTCTCCGTCAAGGTCAACGCCGTCATCTACTTCCGCGTGGTGGACGCCGAGCGGGCCGTCATCTCGGTGGAGGACTACCTCTACGCGACCTCGCAGATCGCCCAGACGACCCTGCGCTCCGTCCTCGGGCAGGTGGAGATGGACGACCTCCTGTCGTCGCGCGACAAGATCAACCAGCAGCTCCAGCGGATCATCGACGAGCACACCGACCCCTGGGGGATCAAGGTCACCACGGTCGAGGTCAAGCACATCGACCTGCCCCAGGACATGCAGCGCGCGA contains:
- a CDS encoding slipin family protein; protein product: MDLLLVAVVVVAILVFIASFVKILREYERGVIFRLGRSARSIFNPGGTGNGPGLVFLVPLIDKLVKVSLRTIAMDVPPQDVITRDNVSVKVNAVIYFRVVDAERAVISVEDYLYATSQIAQTTLRSVLGQVEMDDLLSSRDKINQQLQRIIDEHTDPWGIKVTTVEVKHIDLPQDMQRAMAKQAEAERERRAKVINADGEFQAAAKLAEAAEVLTRYPVAVQLRYLQTMREIASERNTTTFFPLPMDLLTLFAGNATRDATRSDR